The Yoonia sp. SS1-5 genome contains a region encoding:
- a CDS encoding VWA domain-containing protein encodes MFLPFFDNLRKSGVPVSLREFLSFLEGMKAGLATYDVEAFYFLARTVMVKDERHLDRFDRAFAATFEGLDSIPAEAVLNAVDIPAEWLQKLAEKHLSEAEKAEIDALGGFDKLMETLKQRLAEQKGRHQGGNKWVGTAGTSPFGAYGYNPEGVRIGQNESRHQRAVKVWDKREFRNLDDSVELGTRNIKVALKRLRRWARDGAAEELDLNGTIRATAEHGYLDVQTRPERRNAVKVLLFLDIGGSMDPHIKVVEELFSAAKSEFKHFEHFYFHNCLYEGVWRDNRRRWDGQTPTWEVLRTYGPDYKCIFVGDASMSPYEIAFKGGANEHWNEEAGEVWLTRARDQWPDHLWINPLDQRYWPYTQSIQMIQDIFGPDRMVPMTLSGIADGMKALGR; translated from the coding sequence ATGTTCCTGCCCTTCTTTGACAACTTGCGAAAATCCGGTGTCCCCGTGTCACTGCGCGAGTTTCTATCATTTCTCGAAGGCATGAAGGCCGGACTGGCTACCTATGATGTCGAGGCGTTCTATTTTCTGGCCCGCACCGTGATGGTCAAGGATGAACGGCATCTTGACCGGTTCGACAGGGCCTTTGCCGCCACGTTCGAAGGGCTGGACAGCATCCCTGCCGAGGCTGTCCTGAACGCCGTTGATATTCCGGCAGAGTGGCTTCAGAAACTGGCGGAAAAACACCTCAGCGAGGCCGAAAAGGCCGAGATCGACGCACTTGGTGGCTTTGACAAGCTGATGGAGACGCTCAAGCAACGCCTTGCTGAACAAAAGGGGCGCCATCAGGGCGGCAATAAATGGGTCGGCACGGCCGGAACCTCGCCCTTTGGCGCTTATGGCTATAATCCCGAGGGGGTGCGGATCGGTCAGAACGAAAGCCGGCATCAGCGCGCGGTAAAGGTCTGGGACAAACGCGAGTTTCGCAATCTTGATGACAGTGTCGAATTGGGGACCCGCAATATCAAGGTCGCACTGAAACGCCTGCGCCGCTGGGCCCGTGACGGGGCCGCCGAAGAGCTGGATTTGAACGGGACGATCCGCGCCACCGCCGAACATGGCTATCTTGACGTCCAGACCCGGCCCGAGCGGCGCAATGCCGTCAAGGTCCTGTTGTTTCTTGATATTGGCGGATCCATGGACCCGCATATCAAAGTCGTCGAGGAATTGTTCAGCGCGGCGAAATCCGAATTCAAGCATTTCGAACATTTCTACTTTCACAACTGTCTGTATGAAGGCGTCTGGCGCGACAATCGCCGCCGCTGGGACGGCCAGACCCCCACCTGGGAGGTGCTGCGCACCTATGGCCCGGACTACAAATGCATCTTTGTCGGCGATGCCAGCATGTCGCCTTACGAGATCGCCTTTAAAGGCGGTGCAAACGAACATTGGAACGAAGAGGCGGGCGAGGTCTGGCTTACCCGGGCCCGCGATCAGTGGCCCGATCATCTCTGGATCAATCCGCTTGATCAACGCTACTGGCCCTACACCCAGTCCATCCAGATGATCCAGGACATTTTCGGCCCCGACCGCATGGTGCCAATGACCCTGTCAGGCATCGCCGACGGGATGAAGGCCCTGGGCCGCTAA
- a CDS encoding M48 family metallopeptidase, translated as MLKFAPILLALIYGIAMYRFSVWRTARELDSKSTELADPILRHLTDRMAQALDIERIKVHIYEIEPINGLAAPDGRIFITRGFFNKYREGKVSSEEMASVIAHELGHVALGHSRRRVIDFSGQNAMRTALAMVLNRFLPGVGMWVANLLMTLLAARLSRGDEFEADAYASALLVKSGIGTGPQKSLFGKLEALTGGAGASAPAWMLSHPKTPQRIAAIEANEAKWMAQ; from the coding sequence ATGTTGAAATTCGCCCCGATCCTTCTGGCCCTGATTTATGGCATCGCCATGTACCGGTTTTCGGTATGGCGCACCGCGCGCGAGCTGGACAGCAAGTCCACCGAATTGGCCGATCCCATCCTGAGGCATCTGACCGACCGCATGGCCCAGGCGCTCGATATCGAGCGGATCAAGGTGCATATCTACGAGATCGAGCCCATCAACGGGCTGGCCGCACCTGATGGCCGGATCTTCATCACCCGTGGTTTCTTTAACAAATATCGCGAAGGCAAGGTCAGTTCCGAAGAGATGGCCAGCGTGATCGCGCATGAGCTGGGGCATGTGGCCTTGGGGCATTCGCGCCGTCGCGTGATCGACTTTTCAGGTCAAAACGCCATGCGCACAGCGCTTGCCATGGTCCTGAACAGGTTCCTGCCGGGCGTGGGCATGTGGGTTGCCAACCTTTTGATGACATTGCTGGCCGCCCGGCTGTCACGCGGCGACGAGTTTGAGGCGGATGCCTATGCGTCCGCATTGCTGGTCAAATCAGGGATCGGCACGGGGCCGCAAAAGTCCCTCTTTGGCAAGCTTGAGGCGCTGACCGGGGGGGCTGGCGCAAGCGCACCGGCCTGGATGCTGAGCCACCCCAAAACCCCGCAACGGATCGCAGCCATCGAAGCAAATGAAGCGAAATGGATGGCGCAATAA
- a CDS encoding RSP_2648 family PIN domain-containing protein, whose product MRVLIDACVLYPTVMRQVVLGCAAAGLFEARWSARIEEEWARAAARLGAEAEVFARGEIAALRATFPKAVIPPHPGLEKRLWLPDPNDIHVLAAAVAGSCDAILTVNAKDFPGNLLAEEGLFRADPDAFLRGLLEEATDDVTAVAKAVLAEANRLSDRTWEMRALMKKARLPRLGKALATLS is encoded by the coding sequence GTGAGGGTCCTGATTGATGCATGTGTGCTGTACCCAACCGTCATGCGGCAGGTGGTTTTGGGATGTGCGGCGGCCGGATTGTTCGAGGCACGCTGGTCAGCTCGGATCGAGGAAGAATGGGCGCGGGCTGCTGCACGGCTTGGTGCAGAGGCAGAAGTTTTCGCGCGCGGTGAAATCGCCGCACTACGCGCAACCTTTCCAAAGGCCGTCATTCCGCCGCATCCGGGGCTGGAAAAGCGTCTATGGCTGCCCGATCCGAATGACATTCACGTGCTGGCCGCGGCGGTGGCGGGCTCCTGCGATGCGATCCTGACGGTCAACGCCAAGGATTTTCCCGGCAATCTGCTGGCCGAGGAAGGATTGTTTCGAGCCGATCCCGATGCGTTCCTGCGCGGACTGCTTGAGGAAGCTACCGATGACGTCACCGCAGTTGCCAAGGCGGTTCTTGCGGAGGCGAACCGCTTGTCCGACAGAACGTGGGAGATGCGCGCGCTGATGAAAAAGGCCCGTTTGCCGCGATTGGGCAAGGCATTGGCAACACTGTCCTAA
- a CDS encoding RSP_2647 family RNA methyltransferase: MNDQSQTPSTPTVRLLPKAEARAIRHGFPWVYANELVTDRRTRALPAGTIAQLEDSNRTALGLVAVNPASKIICRMLDRDADATIDQAWFAARIRRALRHRETLYTTPFYRLVHAESDGLPGVIVDRFGDVVVMQPNAAWADRLQDALVAAIVDVLAVDTVVINGTGRARGLEGLDDYLGVASGTAPTGPIAVSMNNATYLADVMGGQKTGLFYDQRPNHAFAAQLAKGGTMLDVFSHVGGFGLAALAQGATRVLAIDGSAPALDLAMQGAHAMGVSDKLETRRGDAFDTLAALADEGAQFDVVICDPPAFAPSRNALDAGLRAYERVARLAAPLVADGGYLGLCSCSHAADLTKFRNACSRGIGRAGRRGQIIHTGFAGPDHPLMPHLAESGYLKAVFYRL; this comes from the coding sequence ATGAATGATCAATCACAGACACCCTCCACCCCAACCGTCCGCCTGTTGCCAAAGGCCGAGGCGCGCGCCATTCGCCACGGTTTTCCCTGGGTCTACGCCAATGAACTGGTAACCGACCGGCGGACCCGCGCCTTGCCTGCGGGGACAATTGCCCAGCTTGAAGACAGCAACCGCACGGCACTTGGCCTTGTTGCGGTTAATCCGGCGTCGAAAATCATCTGCCGGATGCTGGACCGGGATGCAGACGCGACAATTGACCAGGCGTGGTTTGCCGCGCGCATCCGCCGCGCGCTGCGCCACCGCGAGACACTTTATACAACGCCATTCTACCGCCTTGTGCATGCCGAATCCGATGGGTTGCCGGGGGTGATCGTTGACCGATTTGGTGATGTGGTTGTTATGCAGCCGAATGCGGCGTGGGCTGACCGTCTGCAGGATGCCCTGGTGGCCGCAATCGTTGACGTTCTGGCTGTGGATACCGTCGTGATCAACGGCACCGGGCGCGCCCGGGGTCTTGAAGGGCTCGACGACTATCTCGGTGTTGCCAGCGGCACGGCCCCGACCGGACCCATCGCGGTTTCCATGAATAACGCAACATATCTGGCAGATGTCATGGGTGGGCAGAAAACCGGATTGTTCTACGATCAACGCCCCAATCACGCCTTTGCGGCCCAATTGGCAAAGGGCGGCACGATGCTGGATGTCTTTTCCCATGTCGGCGGGTTTGGTCTGGCGGCACTGGCGCAAGGTGCAACCCGTGTTCTGGCCATTGACGGCTCTGCGCCTGCGCTGGATCTTGCCATGCAAGGGGCCCACGCGATGGGCGTGTCTGACAAGTTGGAAACACGGCGCGGGGACGCCTTTGACACGCTTGCAGCACTGGCCGACGAGGGCGCGCAATTCGATGTGGTGATCTGCGATCCACCCGCCTTTGCCCCGTCACGCAACGCGCTTGATGCGGGATTGCGGGCCTATGAACGTGTTGCCCGTCTGGCTGCCCCGCTGGTGGCGGATGGCGGCTATCTGGGGCTATGTTCGTGTTCGCACGCGGCTGATCTGACCAAGTTCCGCAATGCCTGTTCGCGCGGGATCGGGCGGGCAGGGCGCCGGGGGCAGATCATCCACACAGGCTTTGCCGGTCCTGATCATCCGCTCATGCCGCATTTGGCCGAAAGCGGATATCTCAAGGCCGTGTTCTACCGCCTGTGA
- a CDS encoding DUF6778 family protein: MAKKRLLGFFVVLFGLAACTGQNTLGSGPPEGVTRNYALQDVRFSAPSELTVSEAESYYPIADVIWRGDPRGDRVQQISAMFETAEQRAKPSLRGAIPVVADVQLERFHGVTNRTRYSIGGVYNVIFDLTLRNARTGEVIEPRRRIVANLDAPGGDEAVTLEQSGQTQKVRVTDFLTQILVQELT, translated from the coding sequence ATGGCGAAGAAGAGACTGCTTGGGTTTTTTGTTGTGTTATTTGGATTGGCCGCATGTACCGGCCAGAATACGCTTGGCAGCGGCCCGCCCGAGGGGGTGACCCGCAACTATGCCTTGCAGGATGTGCGTTTCTCGGCACCGTCAGAACTGACCGTGTCCGAGGCGGAAAGCTATTATCCCATCGCAGATGTCATCTGGCGCGGTGATCCGCGCGGGGACCGGGTACAGCAGATCAGTGCGATGTTTGAAACCGCAGAACAGCGCGCAAAGCCAAGTCTTCGGGGCGCGATTCCCGTTGTTGCGGATGTGCAGCTGGAACGGTTTCACGGTGTGACCAACCGCACCCGCTATTCGATCGGCGGCGTCTACAACGTCATATTTGACCTCACGCTGCGCAATGCCCGCACCGGCGAGGTTATCGAACCACGCCGCCGGATTGTTGCAAATCTTGATGCGCCGGGCGGGGATGAGGCGGTTACACTGGAACAATCGGGTCAGACCCAGAAAGTCAGGGTCACCGATTTCCTGACCCAAATCCTTGTGCAAGAGTTGACCTGA
- the edd gene encoding phosphogluconate dehydratase: protein MSLHPTISAVTDRIIARSEGPRRTYLDTMSRAAAQGPRRAHLTCGNQAHAYAAMSDDKPALTDAQAPNIGIITAYNDMLSAHQPFETYPDLIRKAARAAGGTAQVAGGVPAMCDGVTQGQTGMELSLFSRDVIALAAGVGLSHNVFDSAIYLGVCDKIVPGLVMAAATFGYIPGIFVPAGPMLSGLPNDQKAKVRQQFATGEVGRDKLMEAEMASYHGPGTCTFYGTANTNQMLMEFMGLHMPGASFINPGTPLRDAMTNAATERALSITALGNEYTPVCDILDEKAFVNGLVGLMATGGSTNLVIHLPAMARAAGIILDLQDFSDLSQVTPLMAKVYPNGLADVNHFHAAGGLGFMINELLNAGLLHPDTKTVAGNGLELYTKDPKVADGKLRYDAGPTSSQNDKILRPAADPFHPTGGLTQLAGNLGRGVIKTSAVAPERHIIEAPARIFHTQEAVKDAFKAGEITTDTIIVVRFQGPKSNGMPELHSLTPTLAVLQDRGLKVALVTDGRMSGASGKVPSAIHVCPEAADGGPISLLRDGDIVRLDATKGTIDAIGVDLGARSPAAADLTGNGTGVGRELFEAFRKNVGLAADGAGVVV from the coding sequence ATGTCACTGCACCCCACGATCAGCGCCGTCACTGACCGGATCATTGCCCGCTCTGAGGGCCCAAGACGCACATATCTTGACACCATGTCGCGCGCCGCTGCGCAAGGCCCAAGGCGGGCGCATCTGACCTGTGGTAATCAGGCCCATGCCTATGCCGCCATGTCAGATGACAAACCGGCCCTGACAGATGCGCAGGCCCCCAATATCGGGATTATCACCGCCTATAATGATATGCTGTCGGCGCATCAGCCATTTGAAACCTATCCCGACCTGATCCGCAAAGCGGCCCGTGCGGCCGGCGGGACAGCGCAGGTGGCCGGTGGCGTACCGGCCATGTGTGATGGGGTCACGCAAGGCCAGACAGGGATGGAATTGTCGCTGTTTTCGCGCGATGTGATCGCACTTGCCGCCGGGGTTGGCCTGTCACACAACGTTTTTGACAGCGCGATTTATCTGGGTGTCTGCGACAAGATTGTCCCCGGTCTGGTGATGGCAGCAGCCACGTTTGGCTACATTCCGGGTATTTTTGTGCCTGCAGGTCCGATGCTGTCAGGCCTTCCCAATGATCAAAAGGCCAAGGTCCGCCAGCAGTTTGCCACCGGCGAAGTCGGTCGGGACAAGTTGATGGAGGCTGAAATGGCATCTTACCACGGGCCGGGCACCTGCACATTCTATGGCACAGCCAATACAAACCAGATGCTGATGGAATTCATGGGGCTGCATATGCCCGGTGCGTCCTTCATCAATCCCGGCACGCCCCTGCGTGACGCCATGACCAATGCGGCCACCGAACGCGCGCTGTCGATCACCGCATTGGGGAATGAATATACCCCTGTTTGCGACATTCTTGATGAAAAGGCATTCGTCAACGGACTGGTCGGCCTGATGGCAACCGGCGGATCAACCAATCTGGTGATTCACCTGCCCGCCATGGCGCGTGCCGCCGGGATCATCCTTGATCTGCAGGATTTCAGCGATCTGTCACAGGTCACCCCGCTGATGGCCAAGGTCTATCCAAACGGGCTGGCCGATGTGAACCACTTCCATGCGGCCGGTGGTCTGGGTTTCATGATCAACGAATTGCTGAATGCCGGTTTGCTGCACCCTGACACCAAGACAGTCGCAGGCAACGGGCTAGAGCTTTATACCAAAGACCCCAAGGTCGCGGATGGCAAGCTGCGTTATGATGCCGGGCCAACCAGCTCGCAGAATGACAAGATTTTGCGCCCTGCTGCCGATCCGTTCCATCCGACCGGCGGATTGACCCAATTGGCAGGCAATCTGGGCCGTGGTGTGATCAAGACCTCTGCCGTCGCCCCCGAGCGGCACATCATCGAAGCCCCTGCCCGGATTTTTCACACGCAAGAGGCGGTCAAGGATGCGTTCAAGGCAGGTGAGATCACCACAGACACGATCATCGTGGTGCGGTTCCAGGGCCCCAAATCAAACGGCATGCCAGAACTGCACAGCCTGACCCCGACCCTGGCCGTTCTGCAGGATCGCGGGCTGAAGGTGGCGCTTGTCACCGATGGCCGGATGTCCGGCGCGTCCGGCAAAGTGCCGTCAGCAATCCATGTCTGCCCCGAAGCCGCCGATGGCGGCCCTATCAGCCTGCTGCGCGATGGTGATATCGTGCGGCTGGATGCAACAAAGGGCACCATCGACGCAATTGGCGTTGATCTTGGCGCCCGCAGCCCTGCTGCGGCTGATCTGACCGGCAACGGCACCGGCGTCGGCCGCGAGCTGTTCGAGGCTTTCCGCAAGAATGTCGGCCTTGCTGCAGATGGTGCGGGGGTTGTTGTCTGA
- the eda gene encoding bifunctional 4-hydroxy-2-oxoglutarate aldolase/2-dehydro-3-deoxy-phosphogluconate aldolase produces MTPQDASAAAAEICNLAPVVPVLVVDDAAIAAALAEALVAGGLPALEVTLRTPAALDVIREMAKVPGGAVGAGTLLTPKDVEDAKAAGATFGVSPGATDILLDACEANDLPLLPGAATASEAMRLLERGYRVQKFFPAEANGGAVALKAIGAPIPQVKFCPTGGVSLKNAHDYLSLSNTLCVGGSWVAPKDKVAAADWAGITALAREAAALPR; encoded by the coding sequence ATGACCCCACAAGACGCCTCCGCCGCTGCTGCTGAAATCTGCAACCTCGCCCCTGTTGTCCCTGTTCTGGTGGTGGATGATGCCGCCATTGCCGCGGCCTTGGCCGAGGCGCTTGTCGCAGGTGGCTTGCCTGCGCTTGAGGTCACGTTGCGCACCCCTGCCGCGCTGGACGTCATCCGCGAGATGGCCAAGGTTCCCGGCGGTGCAGTTGGTGCAGGCACGCTGCTGACGCCCAAGGATGTCGAGGACGCAAAAGCCGCTGGCGCGACATTTGGCGTATCCCCCGGAGCCACCGATATTTTGCTGGACGCGTGCGAGGCAAATGATCTGCCACTTTTGCCCGGTGCGGCGACAGCGTCCGAGGCGATGCGCCTGCTGGAACGTGGCTATCGCGTGCAGAAGTTCTTTCCTGCCGAGGCCAATGGCGGGGCTGTGGCCCTCAAAGCCATCGGCGCGCCCATTCCGCAGGTCAAGTTCTGCCCGACCGGCGGGGTCAGCCTGAAAAACGCGCATGATTACCTGTCGCTGAGCAACACGCTTTGCGTCGGCGGATCATGGGTGGCCCCCAAGGACAAGGTCGCGGCAGCGGACTGGGCCGGGATCACCGCATTGGCACGTGAGGCCGCAGCGCTGCCGCGGTAA
- a CDS encoding glutamine-synthetase adenylyltransferase, whose translation MSFTASLTRSPDPYDPDRGGEAWGSLDLDMALRPLIVGAAGCSPYLAGLMQTEAAWLPGALDDPDAAVRDMLAEISRTPREALSADLRRAKRRIALLVALADLGGVWSLEKVTQTLTDFADAAVQACITALTAHEVARGKLPADAPEMTVLAMGKMGAGELNYSSDIDLICLFDETRFDPADYQDVRAAFIRVTRKMTAILSDVAAGGYVFRTDLRLRPDASVTPVCLSMEAAERYYESVGRTWERAAYIKARACAGNIPAGARFLETLRPFIWRKHLDFAAIQDAHDMRLKIRDHKGLHGPLVLDGHNMKLGRGGIREIEFFTQTRQLIAGGRDPSLRQRQTRAGLQALARADWLKPDDADALYSHYCFHREVEHRLQMIGDAQTHSLPNSAEGFDRLAAFMGRDVAGLRNELTERLEAVHHLTDGFFAPEPAEPERVAWGADVVARWRTYPALRSARATEIFSRITPEIMRRLQDAAKPDEALAQFDGFLAGLPAGVQLFSLFEANPQLTQLIVDIAATAPALARYLSRNAGVFDAVIGGAFFADWPGIAGLRADLGQVLARADDYEARLIAARRWAKEWHFRVGVHHLRGLVDAHSAGQQYSDLAEAVLAQLWPVICAEFARKHGPPPGRGAVVLGMGSLGAGRLNAASDLDLIVIYDADGADASDGPRPLQTRPYYARLTQALVTALSAPMAEGRLYEVDMRLRPSGRQGPVATSLDAFRSYQTDAAWTWEHLALTRARPVAGAQDVGREIEAFRRVLLKEKGKGATVLADVADMRARIAAAKPAKDGWDVKIGPGRLQDTELFAQTAALRAGVSDRDPAAQLAAGVGDGWLSAADSAAVATAAALMWQVQAAARLLTGGALDPESLGEGGVRFILRETGLPSLDALSAALAQASAAADQVISAKLGVT comes from the coding sequence ATGTCTTTTACCGCAAGCCTGACCCGATCGCCTGACCCCTACGACCCCGACCGCGGGGGCGAAGCATGGGGATCGCTTGATCTGGATATGGCACTGCGCCCATTGATCGTTGGGGCCGCAGGCTGCAGCCCCTATCTGGCAGGCCTTATGCAAACAGAGGCCGCATGGTTGCCCGGCGCGCTGGACGACCCCGACGCGGCCGTTCGCGATATGCTGGCCGAAATATCCCGTACCCCGCGCGAGGCGCTATCGGCAGATCTGCGCAGGGCCAAGCGTCGCATCGCGTTGCTTGTGGCGCTGGCGGATCTGGGGGGTGTCTGGTCCCTTGAAAAAGTGACCCAGACGTTGACCGATTTTGCAGATGCGGCGGTGCAAGCCTGTATCACCGCGCTGACCGCGCATGAGGTGGCGCGGGGCAAATTGCCAGCCGATGCGCCCGAGATGACAGTACTGGCCATGGGCAAGATGGGGGCGGGCGAGTTGAACTATTCGTCCGATATCGACCTGATCTGCCTGTTTGATGAAACGCGCTTTGATCCGGCAGATTATCAGGACGTGCGGGCCGCGTTCATCCGCGTGACCCGCAAGATGACGGCGATCCTGTCTGATGTTGCGGCCGGCGGCTATGTGTTTCGGACCGATCTGCGATTGCGCCCGGATGCCTCTGTCACGCCGGTCTGCCTGTCGATGGAGGCGGCAGAGCGTTACTATGAAAGCGTGGGGCGCACGTGGGAGCGTGCGGCCTACATCAAGGCCCGCGCCTGTGCGGGCAATATTCCGGCGGGCGCACGATTTCTGGAAACCTTGCGTCCGTTCATCTGGCGCAAGCATCTGGATTTTGCCGCGATTCAGGACGCGCATGACATGCGGCTGAAAATTCGCGACCATAAGGGCCTGCACGGCCCGCTTGTTCTTGATGGACATAATATGAAGCTGGGTCGTGGTGGTATCCGCGAAATCGAGTTCTTCACCCAGACCCGGCAGTTGATCGCGGGCGGCAGGGATCCGTCCTTACGACAGCGGCAGACCCGCGCAGGCTTGCAGGCTTTGGCCCGTGCCGATTGGCTGAAACCTGATGATGCCGACGCGCTTTATTCCCATTACTGTTTTCACCGCGAGGTGGAACACCGCCTTCAGATGATCGGCGATGCGCAGACCCACAGCCTGCCAAACAGCGCCGAAGGGTTTGACCGGCTGGCGGCGTTCATGGGCCGTGATGTTGCCGGGTTGCGCAATGAGCTGACCGAGCGGCTGGAAGCCGTGCATCATCTGACCGATGGCTTTTTCGCCCCCGAACCGGCCGAGCCGGAACGGGTGGCATGGGGTGCGGATGTCGTTGCCCGCTGGCGGACTTATCCGGCCCTGCGATCTGCCCGCGCGACAGAGATTTTCAGCCGGATCACGCCCGAAATCATGCGCCGTTTACAGGATGCCGCCAAACCGGACGAGGCGCTGGCCCAGTTTGATGGCTTCCTCGCTGGCCTGCCCGCGGGCGTGCAACTTTTTTCTTTATTCGAGGCAAATCCGCAGCTCACCCAGCTGATCGTTGATATTGCGGCAACGGCCCCGGCGCTGGCGCGCTACCTGTCGCGCAACGCGGGTGTGTTTGACGCGGTCATTGGCGGGGCCTTCTTTGCGGATTGGCCCGGGATTGCAGGCCTGCGCGCCGATCTGGGGCAGGTGCTGGCCCGGGCGGATGATTACGAGGCAAGGCTGATTGCAGCCCGCAGATGGGCCAAGGAATGGCATTTCCGGGTTGGCGTGCATCATTTGCGCGGGCTGGTTGATGCCCACAGCGCGGGCCAGCAATATAGCGATCTGGCCGAAGCGGTCCTTGCCCAGTTATGGCCGGTTATCTGCGCCGAATTCGCCCGCAAGCATGGGCCGCCGCCGGGTCGGGGGGCTGTTGTGCTGGGGATGGGGTCGCTTGGCGCTGGACGATTGAATGCGGCCTCCGACCTTGATCTGATTGTGATTTATGACGCTGATGGCGCCGATGCCTCGGATGGGCCGCGGCCCTTGCAGACCCGGCCCTACTACGCCCGGCTGACACAGGCGCTGGTCACCGCATTAAGTGCACCAATGGCCGAAGGCCGGCTATACGAGGTCGACATGCGCCTGCGCCCATCGGGGCGGCAAGGCCCGGTCGCCACCTCACTGGATGCGTTTCGCAGTTATCAGACGGATGCGGCATGGACATGGGAACATCTGGCGTTGACCCGCGCCCGGCCCGTTGCAGGCGCACAGGATGTGGGCCGCGAGATCGAGGCATTTCGGCGCGTGCTTCTGAAAGAGAAGGGGAAAGGTGCCACGGTTCTGGCCGATGTCGCTGATATGCGCGCCCGGATCGCGGCGGCCAAACCGGCCAAGGATGGCTGGGACGTCAAGATCGGGCCGGGGCGCCTGCAGGACACCGAACTTTTTGCCCAGACCGCTGCCTTGCGTGCGGGGGTGTCTGACCGTGATCCGGCGGCACAACTTGCTGCCGGTGTCGGTGATGGATGGCTGAGTGCCGCAGATAGTGCTGCGGTGGCCACAGCCGCTGCGCTTATGTGGCAGGTACAGGCAGCGGCCCGGTTGTTGACCGGTGGTGCGCTGGATCCAGAGAGTTTGGGCGAGGGTGGCGTGCGGTTCATATTGCGGGAAACAGGATTACCCAGTCTGGACGCGTTGTCTGCCGCCCTGGCGCAGGCAAGTGCCGCCGCCGATCAGGTGATATCCGCCAAACTGGGGGTGACCTGA